The following are from one region of the Balaenoptera acutorostrata chromosome 18, mBalAcu1.1, whole genome shotgun sequence genome:
- the PCID2 gene encoding PCI domain-containing protein 2 isoform X2, with translation MAHITINQYLQQADQQLVKKGKSKVGDMLEKAAELLMSCFRVCASDTRAGIEDSKKWGMLFLVNQLFKIYFKINKLHLCKPLIRAIDSSNLKDDYSTAQRVTYRYYVGRKAMFDSDFKQAEEYLSFAFEHCHRLSQKNKRMVLIYLLPVKMLLGHMPTIELLRKYHLMQFAEVTKAVSEGNLLLLNEALAKHETFFIRCGIFLILEKLKIITYRNLFKKVYLLLKTHQLSLDAFLVALKFMQVEDVDIAEVQCILANLIYMGHIKGYISHQHQKLVVSKQNPFPPLSTVC, from the exons ATGGCGCACATCACCATCAACCAGTACCTGCAGCAG GCAGATCAGCAGCtggtaaagaaaggaaagagcaaaGTTGGGGACATGCTGGAGAAGGCGGCCGAGCTGCTGATGAGCTGCTTCCGCGTCTGCGCCAGCGACAC CCGTGCGGGCATAGAGGACTCCAAGAAGTGGGGCATGCTGTTTCTGGTGAATCAGTTATTCAAGATCTATTTTAAG ATCAACAAGCTCCACTTGTGTAAACCGCTCATCAGAGCCATCGACAGCTCCAACCTGAAGGACGACTACAGCACCGCCCAGCGGGTGACGTACAGGTACTACGTGGGGCGGAAGGCCATGTTCGACAGCGACTTCAAGCAAG CTGAGGAGTACCTGTCCTTTGCTTTTGAGCACTGCCACCGTTTGAGCCAGAAGAACAAAAGGATGGTCCTCATTTATCTACTTCCTGTGAAGATGCTCCTG GGTCACATGCCAACCATTGAGCTCCTGAGGAAGTACCATCTCATGCAGTTTGCGGAGGTGACCAAAGCTGTGAG CGAAGGCAACCTCCTCCTCCTGAACGAGGCTCTGGCCAAGCACGAGACCTTCTTCATCCGGTGCGGCATTTTCCTCATCCTCGAGAAGCTGAAGATTATCACCTACAGGAATCTTTTTAAGAAAGT GTACCTGTTACTCAAGACACACCAGTTGTCTCTGGATGCGTTCCTGGTTGCCTTGAAGTTCATGCAGGTGGAGGACGTGGACATCGCCGAGGTCCAGTGCATCCTGGCCAACCTGATCTACATG GGTCACATTAAAGGCTACATCTCGCACCAGCACCAGAAGCTGGTTGTCAGCAAGCAGAACCCGTTCCCCCCGCTGTCCACCGTGTGCtga
- the PCID2 gene encoding PCI domain-containing protein 2 isoform X1, giving the protein MAHITINQYLQQVCEAVDTRDGSSLAELVSFKHPHVANPRLQMASPEEKCQQVLEPPYDEMFAAHLRCTYAAGNHDFIEAYKCQTVIVQSFLRAFQAHKEENWALPVMYAVALDLRIFANNADQQLVKKGKSKVGDMLEKAAELLMSCFRVCASDTRAGIEDSKKWGMLFLVNQLFKIYFKINKLHLCKPLIRAIDSSNLKDDYSTAQRVTYRYYVGRKAMFDSDFKQAEEYLSFAFEHCHRLSQKNKRMVLIYLLPVKMLLGHMPTIELLRKYHLMQFAEVTKAVSEGNLLLLNEALAKHETFFIRCGIFLILEKLKIITYRNLFKKVYLLLKTHQLSLDAFLVALKFMQVEDVDIAEVQCILANLIYMGHIKGYISHQHQKLVVSKQNPFPPLSTVC; this is encoded by the exons ATGGCGCACATCACCATCAACCAGTACCTGCAGCAG GTCTGTGAAGCAGTTGACACCAGAGACGGGTCATCCCTTGCAGAGCTGGTGTCTTTCAAGCACCCTCATGTTGCCAACCCACGGCTTCAG ATGGCTTCTCCAGAAGAGAAGTGTCAACAAGTTTTGGAACCCCCTTATGACGAAATGTTTGCAGCTCATTTAAG GTGCACGTACGCGGCGGGGAACCACGACTTCATAGAGGCGTACAAGTGCCAGACCGTCATTGTCCA ATCATTCCTACGGGCATTTCAGGCccacaaagaagaaaactg GGCTCTGCCTGTCATGTATGCAGTGGCACTTGACCTTCGAATATTTGCCAATAAT GCAGATCAGCAGCtggtaaagaaaggaaagagcaaaGTTGGGGACATGCTGGAGAAGGCGGCCGAGCTGCTGATGAGCTGCTTCCGCGTCTGCGCCAGCGACAC CCGTGCGGGCATAGAGGACTCCAAGAAGTGGGGCATGCTGTTTCTGGTGAATCAGTTATTCAAGATCTATTTTAAG ATCAACAAGCTCCACTTGTGTAAACCGCTCATCAGAGCCATCGACAGCTCCAACCTGAAGGACGACTACAGCACCGCCCAGCGGGTGACGTACAGGTACTACGTGGGGCGGAAGGCCATGTTCGACAGCGACTTCAAGCAAG CTGAGGAGTACCTGTCCTTTGCTTTTGAGCACTGCCACCGTTTGAGCCAGAAGAACAAAAGGATGGTCCTCATTTATCTACTTCCTGTGAAGATGCTCCTG GGTCACATGCCAACCATTGAGCTCCTGAGGAAGTACCATCTCATGCAGTTTGCGGAGGTGACCAAAGCTGTGAG CGAAGGCAACCTCCTCCTCCTGAACGAGGCTCTGGCCAAGCACGAGACCTTCTTCATCCGGTGCGGCATTTTCCTCATCCTCGAGAAGCTGAAGATTATCACCTACAGGAATCTTTTTAAGAAAGT GTACCTGTTACTCAAGACACACCAGTTGTCTCTGGATGCGTTCCTGGTTGCCTTGAAGTTCATGCAGGTGGAGGACGTGGACATCGCCGAGGTCCAGTGCATCCTGGCCAACCTGATCTACATG GGTCACATTAAAGGCTACATCTCGCACCAGCACCAGAAGCTGGTTGTCAGCAAGCAGAACCCGTTCCCCCCGCTGTCCACCGTGTGCtga